One stretch of Daphnia pulicaria isolate SC F1-1A chromosome 8, SC_F0-13Bv2, whole genome shotgun sequence DNA includes these proteins:
- the LOC124310763 gene encoding intracellular protein transport protein USO1-like, with protein sequence MPDSLSNPETSLNSFFTTLYPNLSDENLPSTYSPLEHSPSTPISDPAVNTARDNFLTNWKASVEIESSYLTEISRPHHTSSVRKLILQLEEEKKKTHKATNNILNQYVYIIVRDKLESTVTPDTIRETTRKLRNYIVFLKGDSNSVNPLVQQLQIVHGKQREFNTELITVLTKEALLQQAGLRKTHTELIKEKEKVDKKWKAAEEKLKEQREDINKLDQLKKDNVTNLKLLDDSQNHVETLQQQLREAENYNADGNQIVKDLEEKLKILVLESTTAKDNESQLKKALDIKEKHISLVEANSLEANNTLESEKEELRNNLTAGQKQIETLNSQITALKLENELGKPLIIQITQTKDKTHSNYVTATSKIRKYEEEILDLKDDKKHLENRISNLEERNKDLKDREKAYHEAEDQYERNFQEIVEKTFETTKFIDELQSFTGRDSVDKSLFAELDTEKADIIKNLQEIIDNLTAQNNSQATAIFKLQKRNTILKKNRRVSISNMGAGAGASQNGDDDANKTTPTPPQDTTILDNVTKPIVKVLGELFSREDKKSIPTFKGKSTDKLITEWLKTAEHVARNNDWDDDQKIRFFSDRLKGEALEWHDNYAEEQGDLINYIDWKCEIIERFQDSYDLAALRKKFNRMKQKPEENCRTFVSRLTSLYDSLEGKLDKLDEKNKTEVEDALLSTVKKMRDNIKIKTLLQGILPKVKAELYLRMPEDFNDFDQLCKQLFISEQILQNKETNEDKEITAVIAGITHHEKQQDDEITQQKLDLEIIKKELTELGNITKRRQSSQENIATIGAVDHYGARRAESAERRPRQGDSQVHFNRPPQGNQENQNQEYTRDREKNYYRSREQSPAGSGRYEQRYQDNSYIDPRRPNNYNPRFNRPNPNYGNQRNRYNNAPQPWPTVQNNNAYNNRSAPPNQQSAPRDIVCYNCNKRGHIARECWTDMARVNDPSRHN encoded by the coding sequence ATGCCTGATTCTTTGAGCAATCCTGAGACTTCTCTCAACTCTTTCTTTACCACCCTATACCCTAATCTGTCAGACGAAAACCTACCTTCCACATATTCTCCATTAGAACATTCCCCAAGTACTCCAATATCAGACCCTGCGGTTAATACAGCCCGAGACAATTTCCTAACAAATTGGAAGGCATCAGTAGAAATCGAATCTTCGTACTTAACCGAAATAAGTAGACCCCACCACACATCATCCGTACGCAAGCTAATTTTACAgttggaagaagagaaaaagaaaacacacaagGCTACTAATaacattttaaatcaataCGTCTATATTATCGTTAGGGACAAACTTGAATCCACAGTAACTCCAGACACCATAAGAGAAACCACTAGAAAATTAAGAAACTACATAGTCTTCTTGAAAGGAGACAGTAACAGTGTAAACCCCCTGGTGCAACAATTACAAATCGTTCACGGAAAACAGCGCGAATTCAACACAGAATTAATTACGGTACTGACCAAAGAAGCCCTCTTACAACAAGCAGGACTCCGAAAAACCCATACTgaattaattaaagaaaaagagaaagtagaTAAAAAGTGGAAAGCCGctgaagaaaaacttaaagAGCAACGAGAGGATATCAATAAATTAGACCAACTTAAAAAAGATAACGTAactaatttaaaacttttagacGATTCCCAAAATCACGTAGAGACGTTACAACAGCAACTTAGAGAAGCGGAAAATTATAACGCCGACGGCAATCAAATAGTAAAAGACCtcgaggaaaaattaaaaatattagtaTTAGAAAGCACGACTGCAAAAGATAACGAATCTCAACTTAAGAAAGCATTAGATATAAAAGAGAAACACATTTCTTTAGTAGAAGCAAATAGCTTAGAAGCAAATAATACACTCGAATCCGAAAAGGAAGAGTTAAGAAACAATTTGACTGCAGGTCAAAAACAGATAGAAACCCTCAACAGTCAAATCACCGCACTCAAACTTGAAAACGAAttaggaaaaccactaattaTTCAGATTACGCAAACAAAAGATAAAACCCATAGTAACTACGTTACCGCCACatcaaaaattagaaaatacgaagaagaaatattagaCCTAAAGGACGATAAAAAGCATCTAGAAAATAGGATATCCAATCTCGAAGAACGCAATAAGGATTTAAAAGACAGGGAAAAAGCTTATCACGAGGCCGAAGATCAGTACGAAAGAAATTTTCAGGAGATCGTAGAAAAAACCTtcgaaacaacaaaatttatagacGAATTACAAAGTTTCACAGGACGAGACTCAGTAGATAAATCATTATTCGCCGAACTCGATACAGAGAAAGCAGACATAATTAAGAATCTACAAGAAATCATAGATAACCTTACAGCACAAAATAATAGCCAGGCGACAGCAATCTTTAAACTGCAGAAACGTAACACGATACTAAAAAAGAACCGCAGAGTCAGTATTTCAAACATGGGAGCAGGTGCAGGAGCAAGTCAAAATGGAGACGATGatgcaaacaaaacaacacctACACCCCCACAGGATACCACTATATTAGATAATGTAACAAAACCTATAGTAAAAGTATTAGGCGAACTCTTCTCACGAGAagacaaaaaatcaattccaaCTTTTAAAGGAAAAAGTACCGACAAATTAATCACCGAATGGTTAAAAACAGCAGAACACGTAGCGAGAAATAATGACTGGGACGACGACCAAAAGATACGTTTCTTTTCAGATCGTCTAAAAGGAGAGGCTTTAGAATGGCACGATAATTATGCGGAAGAGCAAGGCGACCTAATTAATTATATCGATTGGAAATGCGAAATAATCGAAAGATTTCAAGATTCATACGACCTAGCAGCCCTtagaaagaaattcaatagAATGAAGCAGAAACCTGAAGAGAATTGTAGGACATTTGTTTCCAGGCTAACTAGCCTTTACGACAGCTTAGAAGGAAAATTAGATAAACTGGATGAGAAGAACAAAACAGAGGTAGAAGATGCACTCCTCAGTACAGTTAAGAAAATGCGAGACaatattaaaatcaaaactttaCTCCAAGGAATATTGCCCAAAGTAAAAGCCGAATTGTATTTGCGAATGCCAGAAGATTTTAATGATTTTGACCAGTTATgtaaacaattatttatttcggaacaaattttacaaaataaagaaactaaCGAGGATAAAGAAATAACGGCAGTTATCGCTGGTATTACGCATCACGAAAAACAACAGGACGACGaaataacacaacaaaaattggATCTCGAAATAATTAAGAAAGAATTGACAGAGTTAGGAAATATAACTAAAAGACGACAATCCTCACAAGAAAATATTGCCACTATTGGCGCAGTGGACCACTACGGTGCTAGACGAGCAGAATCCGCGGAACGACGTCCGAGACAGGGTGACTCTCAAGTACACTTCAATAGACCCCCACAGGGAAaccaagaaaatcaaaatcaagaatatacccgagatagagaaaaaaactacTACCGTAGCAGGGAACAGAGTCCAGCCGGCTCGGGAAGATACGAACAGAGATACCAAGATAACAGCTACATTGACCCCCGCAGACCTAATAATTATAACCCGAGATTCAATCGACCAAACCCTAATTACGGCAACCAACGAAATAGGTACAACAACGCACCACAACCCTGGCCCACAGTACAAAACAATAACGCATATAATAATAGATCAGCACCCCCTAACCAGCAATCAGCCCCGAGGGATATTGTGTGCTATAACTGTAATAAAAGAGGGCATATCGCTCGAGAATGTTGGACGGATATGGCTCGTGTCAACGACCCGTCACGTCACAATTAG